The stretch of DNA TTTCAGAGATGCCAAAGCAGATTTTTTACGTTTGGTATTCGAAATATTGATGACAAATTTTTTCACCATTTCAAGTGACAACATGATGCATAAACACTTTTATTTTGTATGTACCATTCTCTTTCTTTGTACAGTTTTTATAACACTTGTTATAATTATACATGTTCTTAATGCAGGTAATGATATTCTTACAAAGTCTACTCAAAAGTGAAAAGAATTACGCATATCATGTAacagaatatataattttaatttgtacacctTATATTATTGGCGGCTACATGAAAATTCATGATCATCACCCACATAAACAATACACTATAGACTTCATAACTAATGTTGTCAGGAATTCATATTATAAAGAAGACCATACTTTACAGTTAGTAATTCTATTTGTAATGTTTCACAAAtattttcagaatatattttatgGATTCAACAATTTCAGGGAAAAGTTTAACAATGTCATATCCGATACTGTCCAAAAATCATTAATAACAAATCAGTATAATACTTTTGAATTTTTACGATCAATTTTACCAATTAAGATCGAAATAGTACAATTTTTATCGCCACAAATGGAACATACCTTAATTAACTTGGAGAGAAATCGACGTCCAAACGCGGCATCTCTAAGGTGAGAGTATAGTGAAAATTTGTCTTCGTGAAGgtgtaactattatacaaattttatttaaattttagatATTCCTGGAATCAACTTCAAATTGCTATGAAAAACATAAAAGAAAATCGGTAgtaagtttaaaaaaatttattaataaatagtGAATAGTATCATAATGATACTTCGTTATTATGCTACAGATCCATTACGTATACTTAAACTGTATAAACGGATAACTGCGTTTATGGAAACAATTGCATGAAattatattgtataaattatactcACCTAAAAAATAATAGATAAACATAAAACTATGAATCAGAAAAGAAGATAATATTACATATAGTACAGATACGTTGTAATTTTCAAGCTTTGAAGTATATGCAATTTTGTTTGACCGATTCATAAGGAATAATTTCTGGTTtagagaaaaaattgtattttacaaaatatgtaaaaaacaACACAGTCACTTTTTTCCTCTATTTTCGAATTGAGTGTCTTGAACGATGATGTTTTAATGACGTAGTAGTTGCACTACCGGGGGGCGATCGTCATCCAATTAATTCAAGGCGAGATACGGCACTACGCACAGCGTTTCGTAAAGATTGCTCAGCATTACCATTTAGTAATGATTCTAGTCTTTCGACGTAATTATCGATATTTTGTAACGTTGCACCTTCATGTGTgcctaaaaataaacatacaataATTTGTATTGTCTAAAATGCAAAAAACGCATTTTGCGTgcacaatattttatattttatatgtaaattCAACCTGAAAGAGGCACTGTGGCAAAACAACCAGCTAATTGGGAACGAAGGGAATCCAAATGACGTTGTAAAGCTTGATTTGTCGTGCGTTGCTGATTTGTTTCAGACTCCAGACGATTTACAGCTGCATACAAACTGTCCACATGTCGTTGAAGAACAGCATTTTGAGCCTCATAATCTGATGTAGCTTTTCTTAATTGCCTTAATTCTGCTTCACATGCTGGATACATATAAGCATATTGTAAATACACAGCAAACATAAAATGAAtttataaataactttttaataaaaatataaaaactagTCATTTACCTTTGTTATGATCCAAGAACTCTTCTGTAAAAATGGGGATATCAAAGCCTGTAAAATCATTATCTTTGTCTTGTTGAATATCCTaacaagaaaagaaatattaaaacagtGATAACAACAATGTACTTGCTTGCAAATTTGTAAATGGCAAATATCATACATTTTGTTCAGAATTTACATCAgttccatttctttccttttttgtttCCTGCTGTTTTTCTAGGGATTGTTTTTCATTAAATAAACGATATGCTTCTGTCAATTTATAATCACTAAATTCACGATTATAACGTTCTTTATCTTGTTCCGCTGCATCTAAATATTGCTGTTTCTGATCTGCAGGCAATGTACTCCATTCCGATGCAAGGAGTTTTGTGATTTCAGCAAATGATAGTGTTGGATTTTCACTTCTTACTTTTTCTCGCCGGTCATTCAGAAACCTATGTTATATCTTGTTAAAAAGTATTCTTTTTATTGTACTTATATTTTTCTTAGTTATTTAAAAGCATACCTAAAGTAACCTGTGAGGGGTTGTTTTGGAGCAGTGGCATCTCTTGGAGCTTTTTTACGTTTTTTTGATCTATTTGTTGTACTAGTGGTATTACTTCCAACGCCAGAAGCATTATTCTTTTTAACTCCATTATCACATACAGAATCTGGTGCTTTATCCTCTGCGCTCCCTGGGGATTTgtctaataaataaattattattcttttacacatataaataactaaatataattatacatttataaaataatggaaTTCAAATTACTAGTATGATCTTCAGTTTCTCCATTAAAAGTTGGTTGTTCTGGCCCACCGTTGCTTTCAGGCATATCATTAACTGGTGCACTTTCACTCATTTTTTATGATGTCCGTTTTTATTTTACTGCAAGATTTTACTGATTAAAACTAAAATTTATAACTGATTCTTTTAGATTCAAAGCAATAGCTGCATTGTGCATTATTACTTGTAAGGTTATATAGAATACAATATCATTTCACGCGTGTAAAAAAAGTTAATTGTTGCAATATTTAATACTTACTGTaatcaatatattttaaatgaacCTAACACATAGGTTCATGCAATGATAGTCTATTAGGTTAAGCAATGAATATGTTAACAACAACACTACTGCAACCGAATGCAAACGAAATGCTACAGTAAATCATGACCGGTGTTAGATTGTAACGTGTATTGtattcgtaaaaattaattgtttataACAGAAATAATATATCGACCAAAATACATAATCATTACATTTGGTTGGCATAAACACTAAAGCCGACTTTTCATGTGAAGGATTCAAATGATGCTAATTCAAAGTTGATGATTTTACCGCTGAACCGAAACCCTAGATTTCTAGCTAAAGGAAGTACACTGTCAACGAATGAAAAGTGGCGATTTATGGTCACATTTATTTAACGGAATGCGACAGAACACTATCTAAATCAACCTAAATCATCTTTAAACAGACCTTACCATTTCGCGCAATGTTTAACAGTTAGTTTACATTGTtgcgattaaatattttattttacgtagTTCATATAATACCCGAAAACTAATAATGTAACATGGAAGTAAATGACAATTCCATTATTCTGCAAAATAGTAACAGGTAAATCATTTTA from Ptiloglossa arizonensis isolate GNS036 chromosome 14, iyPtiAriz1_principal, whole genome shotgun sequence encodes:
- the Hmg-2 gene encoding high mobility group protein 2 isoform X1, with product MSESAPVNDMPESNGGPEQPTFNGETEDHTNKSPGSAEDKAPDSVCDNGVKKNNASGVGSNTTSTTNRSKKRKKAPRDATAPKQPLTGYFRFLNDRREKVRSENPTLSFAEITKLLASEWSTLPADQKQQYLDAAEQDKERYNREFSDYKLTEAYRLFNEKQSLEKQQETKKERNGTDVNSEQNDIQQDKDNDFTGFDIPIFTEEFLDHNKACEAELRQLRKATSDYEAQNAVLQRHVDSLYAAVNRLESETNQQRTTNQALQRHLDSLRSQLAGCFATVPLSGTHEGATLQNIDNYVERLESLLNGNAEQSLRNAVRSAVSRLELIG
- the Hmg-2 gene encoding high mobility group protein 2 isoform X2; the encoded protein is MSESAPVNDMPESNGGPEQPTFNGETEDHTRSAEDKAPDSVCDNGVKKNNASGVGSNTTSTTNRSKKRKKAPRDATAPKQPLTGYFRFLNDRREKVRSENPTLSFAEITKLLASEWSTLPADQKQQYLDAAEQDKERYNREFSDYKLTEAYRLFNEKQSLEKQQETKKERNGTDVNSEQNDIQQDKDNDFTGFDIPIFTEEFLDHNKACEAELRQLRKATSDYEAQNAVLQRHVDSLYAAVNRLESETNQQRTTNQALQRHLDSLRSQLAGCFATVPLSGTHEGATLQNIDNYVERLESLLNGNAEQSLRNAVRSAVSRLELIG